The Coregonus clupeaformis isolate EN_2021a chromosome 27, ASM2061545v1, whole genome shotgun sequence genomic sequence tctctctctctctctctcttaggctGCCTGTCAGGGTCTCGTTGACCCCCCCGTTCCTCCGATGAACCCCCTCAACTCCATGAAACCCGGTCTGCCTCCCACTccgcacaggtacacacacacacacacacacacacacacacacacacacacacacacacacacacacacacactgagtgacTCAGAGAGGGAGTGCTGAGCGCATTGTCCTCAGACAAACCGTCAGTTGGCTTTTGGTTGGCTTTGACCTCTCACCGCTCCCGCTATTGGCTTGGCTCTGGGACTCTGGGTGCTCATTGGCTGCTGCTGGCCCTGGCGCTGGAGCGCTGGTTTCCTGTACCAGCGAGTTCACATCCTGTGATTTCAGTTGAGGAAGTGGAGGGTAacctcagccacacacacacacacaaacgtacacactcaggagcctcctcttcctcagctgGGCTGCCCTTACTGGTTTCTAAGTGACTGCTTTGTTGTTGTTATGGAAATGTTGTGGAGTGCCTCTTGAGGATGTGATGTGCTGTGGCACAAGTCATTTAACTCCTACAAAGACTCCCACTAGTTTTTCTCCTCAACAAACGAATAGTCTAATGCAGGGGTTCCTAAAGTTTTAaactcaggccccccttccagcattgggcaaaatgcaaaactgatcctaaaacAGCACTTGGACTCTGACACGCTAGATACACAAGGCCCAGGTCTTTCACGATCAGTGCAGATGGAGAGGAAGCCACTTgtcactattgagatgcaccccactGCTGTACATGAATTCATCCCATAATGCCTTTGCTTCCTGTCTCTGTCTTCCTTAGTGACGGTAACTTCCTGTATGACTCTGCCTCCTGGCAACAAGGCACCAATCAACAGCCAGGAGCACTCTCCGTGGTAACCACTGTCTGGGGCGTGACCAATCCCTCGCACAGCCAGGTAACGACCAGCCAATCatggccctccctccctcttcttcctTTTTCTCACCCATCCTTCTATCTATTTTATCTTAATTTATCAAGGAGAGCAAATTTCTTTTGCCACATTCCAGGCTGCCTACATAGCAGttgtccaccaaaactcacaagGCCTGAATGAAGTGTATAACTATCAGAATCCACATCAATGGTATCGCAATCCGATGCCCAACTACATTCATTCATTGTTTAATATGTAAAGCATAAGTGCTTTGCAGACTGTCTGGAATGTCACATGGCGTTTTTCCTCTTCTCTAACACATTACTGTTTCCACTACCTCACTTCCTGTGTTTCCCCCGTCTAGGTGTTTGGAGCGCCCATGGGTCCGGGTGGTAACTCTGGAGGTCACATGATGCAGAGCAGCAGTGGAGGTGGGGGGATGAGTCCCGGTATGAGCCACCAGTACCAGAGCTACGGTGATAAGGGCTACGGACAACCAGGGCTTTACGGCCGCCCCAACACCGCCTATAACCAAGCCCCGCCATATGGACAGAGGTAAACATCTTTGACTTATTCGTATGGTATATCTTCACCAGGGTCTTGTTTACTGGGCACGAAACGGAAGAAAACCGAGTGAAACGGGGACGTAATATCTGTGAAATATTCACTAGGCACGAAATGGAAGAAAGTAGACTGAAAGAGGGACGGACTACCTGAACATAAGAAACGCTCGTTTTCGTTTGAAAACAATTTTGCTATGGTGGGCTCTAATGAATTAGACGTACCCCTTGTCCAATCAGAAACACTCATTTGTCTTTTccattacaatatatatattttaaagttgTTAATTTTCATTGCCcgaatgaacacaacccaggggTCCATTCAGTCGGTCAGACACATGGGGAGAATCTCAACGGCATTTCATTAATTCCTCACGTTCTCCCTCTTCGCCTCCTTTTCCAAACCCATTAGTTGAAGGtctctcccctctgaccttctcatccaatgggtttggaaaaggagagaggaagcaTGGAATCAAGGAAATGCCATTGTTTATAGTGCTTGACCTCAGGAGTGAGTtccaaataattatattttgtctctttctctctgtctctctgtctgtgtctgtgtctgtatcttaGTTACTCTAATAATGGTGGTGGCGGAGGAGGTATGGGCCAACGCCCTCCCTCTGACTTCACCCAGGCTGCTGCCGCCGCTGTTGCCGCTGCCGCTGCCACGGCGACTGCCACTGCTACGGCTACTGTTGCTGCCATCCAGGAGAAGCAGAACCAGGAACTGAACTATGGCCAGGTAAGAGGCTCAGCCTCcccgtgtgtgtgcgcacgcatgTTAGAGTTGGGACGATAAACCCCAAATTATCAACACCGACCACTTAATGTGGAAATGTTGCTGATATCATTCACTAGCTctgccacgcacacacacacacacacacacacttactccagAGACATGGCTTTGATTAGAGAGAGAACGTAAGTCTCTTCTAGCAGACTGTTTACATGTCTACGCTCTGTCTCTAGGGAGAAACCACACTGTAAATCCTACAGGGAGTCTTCCATCctttcctgtctctctcgctctctctttctttctctctctctctctctctctctctctctctctctctctctctgtgtctctctctctctttctctgtgtctctctctctttctctgtgtctctctctgtgtgtgtctctctctctctctctctctctctgtctctctctctgtctctctctgtgtatctctgtgtgtgtctctctctctctcactctctctttctttctctctctctgtgtctctctctttctctgtgtctctctctctttctctgtgtctctctctctttctctgtgtctctctctgtgtgtgtctctctctctctctctgtctctctctctgtctctctctgtgtatctctctctgtgtgtgtctctctctctctctctctctctctctcactctctctttctctctctctctctctctgtgtctctctctttctctgtgtctctctctctttctctgtgtctctctctgtgtgtgtgtgtgtctctctctctctctctctctctctctctctctctctctctctcttcaattcaattcaatttcaatttaagggctattggcatgggaaacgtgtgttaacattgccaaagcaagtgaagtagatagtaaacaaaagtgaaataaacaataaatattaacagtctctctctcactctgtgtttctcactctctctgtgtttctctctctctctgtgtctgtctcctgtcACAGTATTGtgtatcagggttggggtcaattctaaTTGAAGTCACACATGATTTGCatttaacattttaaaatgtgaAACACATTTCAAATAAATAGCTTCTCCTTTTCAGTTTGGTGAGAATTCATTGAAAATATAAGCCTGTTTTTCTATATTTGAATTTGAATTTCCATTTACTTCCTGAATTAACTGACTTCAATTCGAACCCCTATTCTGCCACTAGGTGTGTGCTCTGCATttttcaccatgtctctctcccctctctctctctctctctctctctctctctctcttctctctctttctctctctcttctctctctctttagatgGGTGGAGGCCCCTCCTCCTACAGTACCCAGTTCCTGTCCCACCCGGGCCCCCAGCAGGGTGGCCCCCGCGGCCCCCCAGGCATGAGCCCCAGTGGGATGGTCCAGTCCCGGCCTGGGCAGCACCCCTCCATGGGGGGCATGGGGTACCCCTCGCACCCCtcccagggccagggccagaggATGTCCCAGCAACACCCAGGCTACCCAGGAGGCCAACAACAAGGGCTCAAACGCCCCTACCAATCAGAGGTACAGTGCTGGAAAACACATGggtgcttgcacacacacacactaagacgcTAACAATTTACATAAATTGTTTACTAGTGGCCACACACTCATCCCCtttcctctgtccctccccctctctcctctttccctccccctctctcctccgtccctcCCCCAGGGTTTCCCAGGGCAGCAGCAGTATGGTTCAGGGGGGATGTCTCCGTACCACGGTGGCCAGCCCCTCCAGTACCCCCCCGGCCCCCAGCAGCGCCAGCCCCAGTCCCCCTCCTACCACCCCAACCAGCGTATGCCCCCCATGGGGCAGTACCAGCAAGGTCCACCCAACCCTGCACAGTACTACAAGGTAAACAGtgagaccacacacacaaacacactagttaaaggggcaatcagcagttgctacatcaatattttttacttataaattaatggtatgtacccattgatttttGAAGAATATGACTTATAAATGCCCCAtgggcttagttcaactgttgtaccccatcagaacccaaaatataaacttGTTTTACGCCAATGTCTGTAAACAAATGCTATAgagcctcaacatggttaaaactatcattttgatatcatctATAGCTCTGTCtgtgaatttgagtggttacatttctccaggcccatccctcagctttttaccgaaaggGGCTGGGAAAAATGCGTTGTTATTGTTTATACTGCTGATTGCGGCTTTAAGCTAGGAACGTGTGTATTTCAAAGGATTTTGATGGTGGACTAGAGCCTTTTAACACACCGCTAGTATGAACCTGGCTCCAAAGAGACTTCTCCCTGACACATATGTTTGTAGTGTAGAGACGGAGCTCGCATCAAAtctgaccagggcctgtattcacaaagcgtctcaagagtaggagtgctgatctaggatctgttttgcctgtttatgtgtatgtgtgtttcagcaggagcagcagtaTAACGGGCAGCAAGGTAACATGCCACCAGGAGCATCAGGAGGCTACAATGCCTTCACACAGGCTGCTGTCATTGCGGTAAGccaacctggtgtgtgtgtgtgtgtgtgtgtgccttggcAGTGTGGAGGAGATGGTGCTTTTTGTTTCCATGACATTATCCAGGCCTCCGTATGACCTTTGGAATTTTTGGGTCCTTTGCAAATGTAATGTAATTTGTGGACCCAAATTAAGCACATTTATTAATTAGGCCACACAGGGATTTTGTGTCCGGAAATTACGGATTGAGACAAATGTTTTTCGATGCGAGTCATCCGTTGACGTATAATGTACGGAGATGATTGTCCGTCAAACGCACAATATGTCTGCCCTTATGCCGTATGCAGCTCGTCTGAAAATAGTTAACTGGAGTTTAACTGACAATTGATTAATTCATGTACAATTTCATCCGtgtccatacagtgagggaaaaaagtatttgatcccctgctgattttgtacgtttgcccactgacaaagaaatgatcagtctatcattttaatggtaggtttatttgaacagtgggagacagaataacaacaaaaaaatccagaaaacgcatgtcaaaaatgttataaattgatttgcattttaatgagggaaataagtattttaccccctcaacaatcaaaaagatttctggctcccaggtgtcttttatacaggtaacgagctgagattaggagcacactcttaaagggagtgctcctaatctcagcttgttacctgtataaaagacacctgtccacagaagcaatcaatcaatcagattccaaactcttcaccatggccaagaccaaagagctctccaagggtgtcagggacaagattgtagacctacacaaggctggaatgggctacaagaccatcgccaagcagcttggtgagaaggtgacaacagttggtgcgattattcgcaaatggaagaaacacaaaagtactgtctatctcccttggcctggggctccatgcaagatctcacctcgtggagttgcaatgatcatgagaacggtgaggaatcagcccagaactacatgggaggatcttgtcaatgatctcaaggcagctgggaccattgtcgccaagaaaacaattggtaacacactacgccgtgaaggactgaaatcctgcagcgcccgcaaggtccccctgctcaagaaagcacatatacagtggggaaaaaaagtatttagtcagccaccaattgtgctagttctcccacttaaaaagatgagagaggcctgtaattttcatcataggtacacgtcaactatgacagacaaaatgagatttttttttctccagaaaatcacattgtaggattttttatgaatttatttgccaattatggtggaaaataagtatttggtcaataacaaaagtttgtcaatactttgttatataccctttgttggcaatgagacaggtcaaacgttttctgtaagtcttcacaaggttttcacacactgttgctggtattttggcccattcctccatgcagatctcctctagagcagtgatgttttggggctgtcgctgggcaacacagactttcaactccctccaaagattttctatggggttgagatctggagactggctaggccactccatgaccttgaaatgcttcttacgaagccactccttcgttgcccgggcagtgtgtttgggatcactgtcatgctgaaagacccagccacgtttcatcttcaatgcccttgctgatggaaggaggttttcactcaaaatctcacgatacatggccccattcattctttcctttacacggatcagtcgtcctggtccctttgcagaaaaacagccccaaagcatgatgtttccacccccatgcttcaaagtaggtatggtgttctttggatgcaactcagcattctttgtcctccaaacacgacgagttgagtttttaccaaaaagttctattttggtttcatctgaccatatgacattctcccaatcctcttctggatcatccaaatgcactctagcaaacttcagacgggcctggacatgtactggcttaagcagggggacacgtctggcactgcaggatttgagtccctggcggcgtagtgtgttactgatggtaggctttgttactttggtcccagctctctgcaggtcattcactaggtccccccttgtggttctgggatttttgctcactgttcttgtgatcattttgaccccacggggtgagatcttgcgtggagccccagatcgagggagattatcagtggtcttgtatgtcttccatttcctaataattgctcccacagttgatttcttcaaaccaagctgcttacctattgcatattcagtcttcccagcctggtgcaggtctacaattttgtttctggtgtcctttgacaggtctttggtcttgatcatagtggagtttggagtgtgactgtttgaggttgtggacaggtgtcttttatactgataacaagttcaaacaggtgccattaatacaggtaacgagtggaggacagaggagcctcttaaagaagaagttacaggtctgtgagagccagaaatcttgcttgtttgtaggtgaccaaatacttattttccaccataatttgcaaataaattcattaaaaatcctacaatgtgattttatggattttttttcctcaatttgtctgtcatagttgacgtgtacctatgatgaaaattacaggcctctcatctttttaagtgggagaacttgcacaattggtagctgactaaatactttttttccccactgtacatgcccatctgatgtttgccaatgatcatctgaatgattcagaggagaactgggtgaaagtgttgtggtcagatgagaccaaaatggagctctttggcatcaactcaactcgccatgtttggaggacgatgaatgatgcctatgacccccaagaacaccatccccaccgtcaaacaaggaggtggaaacattatgctttgggggtgtttttctgctaaggggacaggacaacttcaccgcatcaaagggacgatggacggggccatgtaccgtcaaatcttgggtgagaacctccttccctcatccagggcattgaaaatgggtcgtggatgggtattccagcatgacaatgacccaaaacacacggccaaggcaacaaaggagtggctcaagaagaagcacattaaggtcctggagtggcctagccagtctccagaccttaatcccatagaagatctgtggaggaagctgaaggttcgagttgccaaacgccagcctcgaaaccttaatgacttggagaagatctgcaaagaggagtggaacaaaatccctcctgagatgtgtgcaaacctggtggccaactacaagaaatgtctgacctctgattgccaacaagggttttgccaccaagtactaagtcatgttttgcagaggggtcaaatacttatttccctcataaaaattcaaatcaatttataacatttttgacatgtgtttttctggaatgttttgttgttattctgtccctcactgttcaaataaacctaccagtaaaattaaagactgatcatgtctttgtcagtgggcaaatgtacaaaatcagcaggggatcaaatatttttttccctcactgtacatctttGTGGCCTAGCCTTGTATAATATAATGTATGatgttgtttttctatgtttcaAATTCTCTCTCCCTTCCGCCCTCTTTCAGCAGGGTAGCCGTGTGATGCCGGGATACCCCAGTTCTCCTCTGGGTGGTAACCCCACCCCTCCCATGACACCGGGCAGCATGCCCCCCTACCTCTCCCCCGGTGGGCCAGGGCCAGACACCAAGCCCCCCTACCTTCCCCAAGGCCCCGACGTCAAGCCCAACATCAACTCCCTTCAGCTCCCCACTGGTGAGACCCACTTACTACAACACTCCTTtattaagggctctattcaatctgtatcgctgaagcgatatggattgaatagagccgCGATACGGACTGATGGAAATATATATAGAGATCAGACCTGAGTCGTGTTCATTAGACAGCAAACGGAAGAAAAAAGGACTGAAACAGGAagggacttgtccaataagaaataaaataaaaatattaagttgcaaaatgttttgaaaTGTTTTCTGTTGCATTCCCTAATGAAGAGGACCCTGGGCCGAATGCGTACGTTAAAtactctcctcatctcccctccccctccaggTAACCCTAGCGACGACCTGCGGCTGACCTTCCCAGTGCGCGACGGCGTGGTGCTTGAGCCGTTCCGATTGGAGCACAACCTGGCGGTCAGCAACCATGCCTTCCAGCTGCGTGACTCCGTCTACAAGACCCTCATGATGAGGTCAGAGCCCACCGCCAATCAAAGCAGCCGTTACTGTGACGTGATCCAGTGTTTTAACACCATAGTTTTCCCACATTTATTAATTGACCGTTttggtgtgtgtgcacgcgcgttCATGCGTCCGCatttgtgtgtgcctgtgtggatCTGATGACTGCATGTGTATGTCCTCTAGGCCTGACCTGGAGCTGCAGTTTAAGTGTTATCACCACGAGGACAGACAGATGAACACTAACTGGCCCGCCTCTGTACAGGTACAATCGCACTTACAGGTACCCACtcaaatacacatacacacacacacacagtcttaaacagctaaccttgtggggacatacaattcagtcccattcaaaatcctattttccctaacccctaacctataccctaaccttaaccccaaaacctaaccttaaccctaaacctaaccctagctcctaaccctaaaactaaccccaTCTCCTAAACCTAAAACTAACCCCgtctcctaaccctaacactaattctaaccttaaccctaaaccccctagaaatagcatttgaccttgtggggaccaacaaaatgcccccagttggtcaaatttttattggtttactattcttgtggggacttctggtcctcacaagtatagttaaacacgtccacacacacacagatgaaaaTGCGACATCAAACAAAACACAATATTACTAAGTGTTTTGttttttagatgttttttttACATACAACCTGATCTATGTGCATTTACACACACCTATCAGAATGGGTTAGGCTGGGTTTACACTCCCCCAAGTGCTCTCACTGACTCTTGCATAAAGTGCCATGCACCTACATCTCTGTGTGGAGCCCTCCATACAAGTGGTGAAGTTGTAGTGGAATTTTACTGTGTCTCTTTCTGTTAACAGTGTCTCACACTTATCATACATGTTTGACCTGTTGCATACTTAGAAATGCGCCTGTTGTAGACAGACAGGGTGTCTGAGGTTTTCTCTTACAAGGTCGGCTCAGCGGGAGTGGAAATATTGGCTGAATGCCCAGACTCGGTGGTTGCCAGGTGTTCTCCTCCTCTGCAGCCGGTCTCTGGGAGCAAACGCTTTGCTGAGAAAGGATGCACTTGGCTATCTTTGTGTAACCCGTAGTGATAGTATAAATATGCTGAGGGGGAAATACCTCGTCAGAACTTCTGACTAACCTCCCCATGAAGTGCTGTTTGTCTATAATCTCTCTGCTAGCTTGAAAAAAACATAAACTCATTTAAGCTTGACTTTGGGGTATTTAGTGGTAATTTCCACGACAGTCATGAAGCCATGAGTGGAGATCCAGCCTTAGATCTGGGTTAGCAAGGTGATGACTGAACTTGATTGGCTAGCCAGTTGAGGACTTCATTGGTTAGACAGGGTCGCGTTCAGGAGGGTGCAACGTACTGAATGTTTTAGATAGAAATACCATCAATAGAACTGATATGATTCCTTACTCTACATCTCTATTCTGCATGTCTTTTCTACACAacgtatttctatctgaacgttccacaaTATTGCACCCTATACTAAAGGTGGCCCAGGGACTGTGTTCATAAAGTGTCTCAAGAGTACGAGTGCTGATCTACGATCAATTTTGCCTTTTGAATCATAAccaataagattatatggacaggggg encodes the following:
- the LOC121541447 gene encoding zinc finger MIZ domain-containing protein 2-like isoform X10, which gives rise to MNPLNSMKPGLPPTPHSDGNFLYDSASWQQGTNQQPGALSVVTTVWGVTNPSHSQVFGAPMGPGGNSGGHMMQSSSGGGGMSPGMSHQYQSYGDKGYGQPGLYGRPNTAYNQAPPYGQSYSNNGGGGGGMGQRPPSDFTQAAAAAVAAAAATATATATATVAAIQEKQNQELNYGQMGGGPSSYSTQFLSHPGPQQGGPRGPPGMSPSGMVQSRPGQHPSMGGMGYPSHPSQGQGQRMSQQHPGYPGGQQQGLKRPYQSEGFPGQQQYGSGGMSPYHGGQPLQYPPGPQQRQPQSPSYHPNQRMPPMGQYQQGPPNPAQYYKQEQQYNGQQGNMPPGASGGYNAFTQAAVIAQGSRVMPGYPSSPLGGNPTPPMTPGSMPPYLSPGGPGPDTKPPYLPQGPDVKPNINSLQLPTGNPSDDLRLTFPVRDGVVLEPFRLEHNLAVSNHAFQLRDSVYKTLMMRPDLELQFKCYHHEDRQMNTNWPASVQVQSHLQVSGPCLQVSVNATPLTIERGDNKTSHKPLYLKQVCQPGRNTIQITVTACCCSHLFVLQLVHRPSVRSVLQGLMKKRLLPAEHCVTKIKRNFSSGTIPGTPGQNGEDGVEQTAIKVSLKCPITFRRIQLPARGHDCRHIQCFDLESYLQLNCERGTWRCPVCNKTALLEGLEVDQYMLGILIYIQNSDYEEITIDPVCGWRPVPVKPDIHIKEEADGPVLKRCRTVSPSHMMMPSVMEMIAALGPASSPYQGLPPGGRNTPDYNSQAGPGYSSQSGFSDFPNTPGTPTLRDFTSPGPPNIYQQDQMSHSGRIDPSHNALQHQQGLHGNQSLGSSVGGQMQQRNSNTQNARLQVEGSFGQGGPGGTGVAGGGEGADHALDGRNFHRSIYYDNPSP
- the LOC121541447 gene encoding zinc finger MIZ domain-containing protein 2-like isoform X1 translates to MNPLNSMKPGLPPTPHSDGNFLYDSASWQQGTNQQPGALSVVTTVWGVTNPSHSQVFGAPMGPGGNSGGHMMQSSSGGGGMSPGMSHQYQSYGDKGYGQPGLYGRPNTAYNQAPPYGQSYSNNGGGGGGMGQRPPSDFTQAAAAAVAAAAATATATATATVAAIQEKQNQELNYGQMGGGPSSYSTQFLSHPGPQQGGPRGPPGMSPSGMVQSRPGQHPSMGGMGYPSHPSQGQGQRMSQQHPGYPGGQQQGLKRPYQSEGFPGQQQYGSGGMSPYHGGQPLQYPPGPQQRQPQSPSYHPNQRMPPMGQYQQGPPNPAQYYKQEQQYNGQQGNMPPGASGGYNAFTQAAVIAQGSRVMPGYPSSPLGGNPTPPMTPGSMPPYLSPGGPGPDTKPPYLPQGPDVKPNINSLQLPTGNPSDDLRLTFPVRDGVVLEPFRLEHNLAVSNHAFQLRDSVYKTLMMRPDLELQFKCYHHEDRQMNTNWPASVQVQSHLQVSGPCLQVSVNATPLTIERGDNKTSHKPLYLKQVCQPGRNTIQITVTACCCSHLFVLQLVHRPSVRSVLQGLMKKRLLPAEHCVTKIKRNFSSGTIPGTPGQNGEDGVEQTAIKVSLKCPITFRRIQLPARGHDCRHIQCFDLESYLQLNCERGTWRCPVCNKTALLEGLEVDQYMLGILIYIQNSDYEEITIDPVCGWRPVPVKPDIHIKEEADGPVLKRCRTVSPSHMMMPSVMEMIAALGPASSPYQGLPPGGRNTPDYNSQAGPGYSSQSGFSDFPNTPGTPTLRDFTSPGPPNIYQQDQMSHSGRIDPSHNALQHQQGLHGNQSLGSSVGGQMQQRNSNTQNARLQVEGSFGQGGPGGTGVAGGGEGADHALDLLPELTNPDELLSYLGPPDLPSNNNDDLLSLFENN
- the LOC121541447 gene encoding zinc finger MIZ domain-containing protein 2-like isoform X2 — encoded protein: MNPLNSMKPGLPPTPHSDGNFLYDSASWQQGTNQQPGALSVVTTVWGVTNPSHSQVFGAPMGPGGNSGGHMMQSSSGGGGMSPGMSHQYQSYGDKGYGQPGLYGRPNTAYNQAPPYGQSYSNNGGGGGGMGQRPPSDFTQAAAAAVAAAAATATATATATVAAIQEKQNQELNYGQMGGGPSSYSTQFLSHPGPQQGGPRGPPGMSPSGMVQSRPGQHPSMGGMGYPSHPSQGQGQRMSQQHPGYPGGQQQGLKRPYQSEGFPGQQQYGSGGMSPYHGGQPLQYPPGPQQRQPQSPSYHPNQRMPPMGQYQQGPPNPAQYYKEQQYNGQQGNMPPGASGGYNAFTQAAVIAQGSRVMPGYPSSPLGGNPTPPMTPGSMPPYLSPGGPGPDTKPPYLPQGPDVKPNINSLQLPTGNPSDDLRLTFPVRDGVVLEPFRLEHNLAVSNHAFQLRDSVYKTLMMRPDLELQFKCYHHEDRQMNTNWPASVQVQSHLQVSGPCLQVSVNATPLTIERGDNKTSHKPLYLKQVCQPGRNTIQITVTACCCSHLFVLQLVHRPSVRSVLQGLMKKRLLPAEHCVTKIKRNFSSGTIPGTPGQNGEDGVEQTAIKVSLKCPITFRRIQLPARGHDCRHIQCFDLESYLQLNCERGTWRCPVCNKTALLEGLEVDQYMLGILIYIQNSDYEEITIDPVCGWRPVPVKPDIHIKEEADGPVLKRCRTVSPSHMMMPSVMEMIAALGPASSPYQGLPPGGRNTPDYNSQAGPGYSSQSGFSDFPNTPGTPTLRDFTSPGPPNIYQQDQMSHSGRIDPSHNALQHQQGLHGNQSLGSSVGGQMQQRNSNTQNARLQVEGSFGQGGPGGTGVAGGGEGADHALDLLPELTNPDELLSYLGPPDLPSNNNDDLLSLFENN
- the LOC121541447 gene encoding zinc finger MIZ domain-containing protein 2-like isoform X8, which translates into the protein MNPLNSMKPGLPPTPHSDGNFLYDSASWQQGTNQQPGALSVVTTVWGVTNPSHSQVFGAPMGPGGNSGGHMMQSSSGGGGMSPGMSHQYQSYGDKGYGQPGLYGRPNTAYNQAPPYGQSYSNNGGGGGGMGQRPPSDFTQAAAAAVAAAAATATATATATVAAIQEKQNQELNYGQMGGGPSSYSTQFLSHPGPQQGGPRGPPGMSPSGMVQSRPGQHPSMGGMGYPSHPSQGQGQRMSQQHPGYPGGQQQGLKRPYQSEGFPGQQQYGSGGMSPYHGGQPLQYPPGPQQRQPQSPSYHPNQRMPPMGQYQQGPPNPAQYYKQEQQYNGQQGNMPPGASGGYNAFTQAAVIAQGSRVMPGYPSSPLGGNPTPPMTPGSMPPYLSPGGPGPDTKPPYLPQGPDVKPNINSLQLPTGNPSDDLRLTFPVRDGVVLEPFRLEHNLAVSNHAFQLRDSVYKTLMMRPDLELQFKCYHHEDRQMNTNWPASVQVQSHLQVSGPCLQVSVNATPLTIERGDNKTSHKPLYLKQVCQPGRNTIQITVTACCCSHLFVLQLVHRPSVRSVLQGLMKKRLLPAEHCVTKIKRNFSSGTIPGTPGQNGEDGVEQTAIKVSLKCPITFRRIQLPARGHDCRHIQCFDLESYLQLNCERGTWRCPVCNKTALLEGLEVDQYMLGILIYIQNSDYEEITIDPVCGWRPVPVKPDIHIKEEADGPVLKRCRTVSPSHMMMPSVMEMIAALGPASSPYQGLPPGGRNTPDYNSQAGPGYSSQSGFSDFPNTPGTPTLRDFTSPGPPNIYQQDQMSHSGRIDPSHNALQHQQGLHGNQSLGSSVGGQMQQRNSNTQNARLQVEGSFGQGGPGGTGVAGGGEGADHALDGRNFHRSIYYDNRKTTIRQPLDNSSP
- the LOC121541447 gene encoding zinc finger MIZ domain-containing protein 2-like isoform X4 produces the protein MNPLNSMKPGLPPTPHSDGNFLYDSASWQQGTNQQPGALSVVTTVWGVTNPSHSQVFGAPMGPGGNSGGHMMQSSSGGGGMSPGMSHQYQSYGDKGYGQPGLYGRPNTAYNQAPPYGQSYSNNGGGGGGMGQRPPSDFTQAAAAAVAAAAATATATATATVAAIQEKQNQELNYGQMGGGPSSYSTQFLSHPGPQQGGPRGPPGMSPSGMVQSRPGQHPSMGGMGYPSHPSQGQGQRMSQQHPGYPGGQQQGLKRPYQSEGFPGQQQYGSGGMSPYHGGQPLQYPPGPQQRQPQSPSYHPNQRMPPMGQYQQGPPNPAQYYKQEQQYNGQQGNMPPGASGGYNAFTQAAVIAQGSRVMPGYPSSPLGGNPTPPMTPGSMPPYLSPGGPGPDTKPPYLPQGPDVKPNINSLQLPTGNPSDDLRLTFPVRDGVVLEPFRLEHNLAVSNHAFQLRDSVYKTLMMRPDLELQFKCYHHEDRQMNTNWPASVQVQSHLQVSGPCLQVSVNATPLTIERGDNKTSHKPLYLKQVCQPGRNTIQITVTACCCSHLFVLQLVHRPSVRSVLQGLMKKRLLPAEHCVTKIKRNFSSGTIPGTPGQNGEDGVEQTAIKVSLKCPITFRRIQLPARGHDCRHIQCFDLESYLQLNCERGTWRCPVCNKTALLEGLEVDQYMLGILIYIQNSDYEEITIDPVCGWRPVPVKPDIHIKEEADGPVLKRCRTVSPSHMMMPSVMEMIAALGPASSPYQGLPPGGRNTPDYNSQGPGYSSQSGFSDFPNTPGTPTLRDFTSPGPPNIYQQDQMSHSGRIDPSHNALQHQQGLHGNQSLGSSVGGQMQQRNSNTQNARLQVEGSFGQGGPGGTGVAGGGEGADHALDLLPELTNPDELLSYLGPPDLPSNNNDDLLSLFENN